The following nucleotide sequence is from Pagrus major chromosome 16, Pma_NU_1.0.
aaaaaaaaaaaaagtcacagaaGACATGGTTGCATCCGTTTTTTCACTCTTAATTGTAAAACTTTACATGCAAAAGCTATTCAAACTGAAGTGCCAGTTTAGAGTCAAGCAGGGTATTGTTAATTAGAGCGGATATTATTGGTAACAGTATGAAAACTTTCTTTGTAGAGATTACAATTCAGAAAAAGATGTCTCTGAtcatttatattcattaaatgtactgtttcagtgcactgatgtcacttttagacaataaagtttctAATTTTTTAAgaatatcctgcctccattacatagCTATCTTCATCAGATCAAGTGTTGTGATGAATACATTTAAGGAATCATTGCCTGCAAGTGTGTAtatcagggctccagactaactttttttcCACAAGCAGCACTGGTGCTCCCTCCTGAGAATTTTAGGAGCACCAGTATGAAATTTAGGAATCACTTAAATCGTCATGCAATGCAAAGGATTCATATTTTCTTTCCCGTCTTAACCATACTACTGATAAACCCTTTACAGTTTACAGAAACCAAAAATGTTCTCtttagttttaaaggaaaaagtcacATAGTAAAGTAATGCTTTAAGGTAAAGTCACTGGGATTTTTGGGCTCCTAAAATCAGATattataaaaatgataaattgatGACAAAAGTTTAAACCACAGTGTTGatgctgattttaaaaaacaaaatcaaggaGCGGCTTATTGGCAAGTTGCACTCGTGCTCCTAGTTACAAAATTTTGTCGCACTGCCTCCAAAAAAGGTTGCAGCCTGGAGCACtgtatatcggccgatatatcgaTACTGGAATCTTTTACTTCCTGATGTCAGTATTGGAGTCAACAGCAAAAGTCGATTATCGTCGAGCTCTATTGTTAATCTGGTTTATCATCAACCATTCACCTCtattgttaaaatgcaaaaaaagagaaagaaagggaaagggaagCATCTCCCGCACAAAGACCTGTCAATCATGTTGTCAGTGGCATTATCAACTGGAAATCCACTCGGCTTAGAGGTCAGCTGGAGAACCAAAGTGGTTTGAAGTGGCTCTCTCTGGTTTGCTCCTGCCAGGTTACACCATGTTCCTGGGAATACTGGGCTTGTTAAGCTATATGAGGCTATATGGACTCAGTTGGACCAGTTATAAGAGAaagcaggagagacagagagaggtcaGGCCTGGGCCAGCCAGTGGCATCCATTAAAAATCTGAAGACAAATAGCCTGTGGAGGAATGTTAGATTAGACTCATCTGAAGCAGGGTCCTCCTCATGCGGTTGTAATTAGAGTCAGTGTAAACGGAACTAAGCCTTGACATGGGCCCCAGCAGCCAGCCGGCTCTCAGACTGACTTTCCTTCACTTCCCTGGGCCTCTTCGACCCAATctagagctctctctctctctctcactctctctctctctctctctctcctctctctctctctcactctctctctctctctctctctctgtgtgtgtgtgtgtgtgtgtattagtaccACTCCATGAGCAAATATGGTCTGAACTGAATCAGATTTGTAGCCTTGAGCTTTCTGACGCCAGTCCATCTCACATAAGGtggtttacatttgttttacatCAGTTAAACACGGCATCACGTCTGTACCGCCCCACCGCATAAATGTTGATATAAGGAATTCATTCTTTCATCTCACCTCTACTTTGCACATCAGTCCAGTTCTCCTACAGGTTATACATCTCTGTGGAAAATCCTGTTATATTTCTCTTGCTGCATCACTCCGTGGATGAATTTTAGAATGGACCTACCAGGCAGAGGCCCATGGGCCTGAGCCATTGTTTGAAGTGACTCTTAACATTTCCTCTTAGAATGTCAAGCAAATGACTACAAAATGACgcaaaacaaccaaaagagATGCAAGATAGCTACAAAGTGATGTAAAACCGCTCTAGagcaaccacaaagagacacaaatggCCACAAAGACATGTAAAACAatcacaaagacacaaaatggccacaaagagaaacaaaatgaccacaaagagattTAAAATCTGCATCCCTTtcagtcttcttctttttcttcttcttcttcttgctcctGTGTAGTGGAGAGGTACCAGGGACATACTATTATCCATGCATACATTAATCACATACTCAACAGCTGTCTCTATGTTTCATCACTAATTAAAGGATAGTTATCTTCTCACCTCCACAGAAAGAGCAGTAAAGTTTATTAGTTCAACAAACTCATTGTTCCTTTTTTGGCTTTTACAAAGGCATCATATTCTATGTCCATTTATTTACGAcatcaaactaaacaaactttttttgcaGCTCAGCTGTGAAAAAATGATCATTCACATTTTATATGGGATGAGTCTTTAACTATGGAGGTTAACAACCATCATATCAGCTTCAgtagagtttttattttaattgttaggGTGACATATATTTTTAACAATGTCACAGTAATTAGTGGTTTAAAAACCATACCAGTGGTTTTGCATGCTGTAACCCATTAAATGTAAATCACGTATGCTTCTCATTACAGGCAACCATTTTCTGATGCGTACGATAATTCAAAGATATGTTATTGTGTGGCAATGCATCAGCAGTGTCGTTAAAGTGATATCAGACCGAAGAGACAAATAATACGCAAACAAGGACACTGTGAAAAGAAGGACGCGAGTTTGGTTATTACTTGTGTTGTGAAAGCTGCTGTTTGGCTTTTGACTCCCAGATATCGGATGACATAGGCCTAGTTTCACAAAGCTCCAAGCATAAGGAAAAAGTTTCCAAAAAATCCCTGCTCACAGCTAAATTGCCACATAGCAGCAATGTTATGATGTTGAGAACGAAAGGTGCTGAAATATTATCTAAAGCAAAATCACAATTACACTGAATGAACTCAAACCAATGACTGCAGGGAACGAAATCAGATTAAAACTTCTTATGATACTagttctgtttgtctgtcaaCAGGTGTGAATATGTTCCTGAGAAAGATTGCTGTGACGGCGGCTTCCAGCCCGGCCGTGGAAATTACCCAGCAGGGAGAGACTCTGTCCATCAAGACATCCACCAGCGTCCGTACGACCCATGTCTCTTTCACCGTGGGTCAGTCCTTCAATGAGGCCACAGTGGATGGACGGCCCTGCACGGTACACATTTCTTAACTTCCCATGTAACATTCCTGTATAATGTCAGTACATGCATACCAGCATTTAGCCAAGGACAGCATAACAGAGCTCTGCAGGGTAGAGAGACATGTGGAAATAATTTCAGTGGAGCTCCAGAGTCGGTCCTGGTGATAAAACATGGGATCTGTCCTTCACCTCTTCATGCTGAGGGAGCGGTGATGGACATGGATTCTGACAggcaataaaaaatgtttgacattgaGCTCCAGTTATGATGAAACCCACAAACTTTGCCATAACTTTACAGAATATAAAGCACTTAGATAGTGTCAgttataaatatttttcttttatgaatCCCTGCAGAGTATTCCAAAATgggaaacagacacaaagatcAGCTGTGAACAGACCCTACAGAAAGGCGATGGGCCGAAGACGTCGTGGACACGAGAGCTGACCAACGATGGAGAACTGATACTGGTAACTATTTTGTCTGAAGCACCAATGCACGACTTTATAGAGAGAgtatcagattaaaaaaagatgtaaaactAAGATGACTGTCTTGATCTTTAGAGTACTAACTCACTAATGCTTTATATAAATCATACATGGCAAGAGTCCAGTATAGCATAGCTTTTTCTTTATTACTCTTTAGGAAAACCTCTACAAATGATAAAAActaaatcataaaaatatatatattttcaagttGGAGGTTGTTTCTGATGAATTAAAGAGCAAACTAACTCAAAAAAGTCCTTAATCATGGCTTATTGCTAgtcaataaaagtaaattatatgaTAAATGGAGACGTTAGTGCCTTATGAGAAAGTGGTTAAAACTCTGTcctgttgctgttttctttcagaCGATGACTGCTGGGGATGTTGTCTGCACCCGAGTTTACGTGAAGGAATGAGGACATTTTTTCAAGATTGTCACACAATACTCCTGTTTTGTGCCTCATGTATGGTTTACATTTACTCGCCTTGTTCTCTTCCTCCCAGCCAGTCAGATGTTGGTCAGATCTTACTCAAACAGTGCACTGTGTAGAAAAGGCTTCGGTATACATGAATGTACGCTTTTATCACACCAAAGCTGAACTCACTCTGTATGTATCATATACACAGAAATGTCACACACATTCCTTTTCAAAAAGCTGTATCGCAACATCTAAATCGTTTTGTCAAGATGTTAATAAACTGTTTtatatgattttcttttgtaGCCTCCTCCCTGCACCTCCCATTCCCCTGTCTGCATATCACTTTACATCATTGTCAACTATTCAAACTCTCCAGATTATTCCACACCCTTTCCACCTCCATCTTTCCAGTACCTTGTCCTCTGTGTGCTCTATGTCATCATAGCTCACTACAATATGCTGTCAGTTAGTTTAAAAACTCCAAAAGacaattcatattttattaaatcagCTTTGAGAGACGTTTTGGCAAAGCCGAGAGGGAAACAGGGAGTGGAGAGGAAAATGAGTGGCGGTCATAAGAAAATTATTTCATAGCATCAGGAGAGGTTATACTTCATatgcccccttttttttccagctgtagCTACTTACAGAATGAGCTCAATAAAAATTCCCCCACCCATTTGCTCTGGCTTTGCACCCAGGTACAAAGTGTTTACTGGCTTCCTCCGGCAGTGCAGGCAGATCCAAAGCTGTTCCCTCTCGAAACCCATTTTTCAACATAAACGatgcagacaaaataaacaagaagaCTCGAAAGGCTTGAAAGGACCAGAGAGAAGTATggcttttactcaactacacaGTTCAGTCTGAGGCGGACTTCACCTTGCTGTGAAAAATGGACCTTTGGGGTCTCTCTGGCACTTCCTGAGGAGAGCACTGCTATGGTTCACAGGCCGTGATGGTTTTTCCAGGTTTTGAAACTGTGCGCAGACAAGCACTCGACTGAAGTGCTTCCCAGTTTATACACACTGTGCTGAGCAAGCAGACCGAGGACTGGGCCTCCTCCAATGTTCTCAATAACCTCTGtgggtaagtgtgtgtgtgtgtgtgtgtgtgtgtgtgagtgtgtgtttgcatcagcAGGGGAGGAAGTTCTCAAGTACAAGTAGCCTAACAATACCAAAATGTAAAAGAACTCAATTTTTAGTAAAAGACTAAAGTCTAAAATAAAGAGCATTTGTTCTGAATATTAGCAtgctttatattttaatataagaCTGGTAaagatacagtatgtaagaattctgcataaAAGTGTCTACCTTTGTTGtggagttgtgtacttacataaTCCCAAGTGTTTCCaataatgttcaaacccagagaaatccaagtttactcaaggtaacggtgcatttcatGAGAAGGAAGTCGGCGAACAAGATAAAAAGGgtgccaaaaataaaacattaccttgtcaTGAACATATGTGCCTGAGTCACGCCTGATGGCTTTTCATCcgcaatggtggttgtttaatgatGTGGTGTATGTTGTTTAAATGGAGGTtgactgcaggatcatttgtgtttcttcCCATTACATCCACAAGTGTTTATTCTCCctaaacagccagattactgtacattgaattcaggtcaactatcactaaactcagcactcactagagactctggttctcttttttctttttcccctctcctctccgtAACATTATGTTCATGAAGTGAAGAACATTTCCCCTTCAGTACATGAACACCTAAAAATGAAGGTCACCTTCacggatcgctgctgcagtcaggttgatgaacgggagtgaagatgaatccgCTTCTTAATTACAAAAATTAAAttgtaatctctgagctctcctccctcctACACGGCTCGGGATCAGAgaagaatctgatgtgactctggttgtttattcctccagaaggtctggttCTGAGCAGCGGCTATACTCCCTGCTCGGTCCCTCCCGAACCAGCATCATAATTAATACACTCTTCTAATTTAAGCAAAATCTAATCTGTAAATCAACTTGTAAAGACAGCTGTTAGATACATGTAGTGTAGTAAGTGCAATATGTGcctctaaaagaaaaaaaatagcgTAAATAAagtgcaagtacctcaaagttaAGTTTTTGGGCAAACGCTCTTGGTTAGAGAGAGGTTGGAGAGTGAAAACAATCCTGTGTGACCAAGTATGTACTTATTACACAACTTCACTCGTTAATTTTGTGGTGTTATGTCTCACAGGCATAAAGTATGTTTTCAAGTCCTCAGTGAAACTCTTGTGTCAGGGCTCATCAAAACCACAGCACTTTAACACTCTGGAGAGGACGGAAAGTTCCCTgctgttgcacacacacacacacacacacacacacacacacacacacacacacacacacacacacacacacacacacacacacgcatatccAAATATATGAGATGCCTGATTCTGTCTACATGACCCCTTCGACTGACTGTTGTTAGCCTCATAGTCTAAACCACCCAGTCGTTCATTGTTAGCCGGGTCACTTTCCACACACAACTGTTATGCCAGTTCATTCCTCAGGCAGTGATGTCATGGAGCATTGCATCGCTCGATTGGCTGAAGGAATGCTGCGGTTTTAGGACTGGGAAGCACCCAGTTCCAGCGTTCGTATCAGGGCCATCTGGACCAATCAAAACAGGGCAATTAGAGGAAATGATGAGTCACAGGAGTCAGCTGACGAACAGATTCTGCTAGAGGAGGGCGTAAAGACAAAGTGAAACCTGTGAGCAGGTTTAGGTAGATACAGTTTAGTTAAAGAAGCTTTCATCACTGTTGCTTTTCCACCATAGGGTTAATAATGGCCGCTCAGTCTTTGCGAACCATGCCACATCCATTTCCACCCCAAGTTTGTCCATGTGCACTCTGTTTCTTCATAGTCTCCATAACAAATTGAAGTCATCTCAGACATGATCTATAACTTCCAATTTGACATCCAATTACACCAATAGGCTTCGGCTACATGATGAAAATAATGCTCCTCATCATCAAcctgttgattattttatcaaATATCCATCGATTTCTctcaaaaatgtcagaaaatgtcgAAAATGCTCATTACAGTTTCCATTAGCCAATGGGGATGTCTTTAAACTGCTGGTTTTGTCAGTCCGACTCCAAGACATTttcaattaataataat
It contains:
- the crabp2b gene encoding cellular retinoic acid-binding protein 2b yields the protein MEKKVTDFSGKWKMKSSENFEDLLKTLGVNMFLRKIAVTAASSPAVEITQQGETLSIKTSTSVRTTHVSFTVGQSFNEATVDGRPCTSIPKWETDTKISCEQTLQKGDGPKTSWTRELTNDGELILTMTAGDVVCTRVYVKE